Proteins from a genomic interval of Amphiura filiformis chromosome 9, Afil_fr2py, whole genome shotgun sequence:
- the LOC140160269 gene encoding THAP domain-containing protein 5-like, whose product MPDFCCVIGCSNEGGDVDESGKKISFYSIPAIRQADDERAITTERRTAWISAIKREKNTSTNKPWEPSKHSKVCSVHFHSGKPSYRLSKTHPDWIPTVNMGHNSASVSGGKACSGKT is encoded by the exons ATGCCTGATTTTTGTTGTGTTATTGGCTGCTCAAATGAGGGCGGAGATGTCGACGAAAGTGGGAAAAAGATAAGCTTCTATTCCATACCAGCCATCAGACAGGCAGATGATGAACGTGCAATAACAACGGAGAGGCGCACCGCTTGGATTTCTGCCATCAAACGAGAGAAGAATACCTCTACTAACAAACCATGGGAACCTTCTAAACACAGTAAAGTGTGTTCAGTACACTTTCATTCAG gAAAGCCATCCTACCGCTTATCCAAGACTCACCCAGACTGGATTCCAACCGTCAACATGGGCCACAACAGTGCTTCGGTGTCAGGAGGAAAAGCGTGCAGTGGAAAGACATGA